CCGAGTTCGTCGGCGCGATCATGGAGCTGTGCCAGAGCAGGCGCGGGCGGCTCGACAGCATGGACTACCTCTCCGAGAGCCGTGTGGAGCTCCGCTACACCATTCCGTTGGCCGAGATCGTGTTCGACTTCTTCGACCACCTCAAGTCGCGTACCCGCGGCTACGCTTCCATGGACTACGAGGAGTCCGGCACGCAGGCCTCGGACCTGGTCAAGGTCGACATCCTGCTGCAGCACGAGGCGGTGGACGCCTTCAGCGCGATCGTGCACAAGGACAACGCCTACTCCTACGGCACCAAGATGGCCTCCAAACTCCGAGAGCTCATCCCGCGGCAGCAGTTCGAGGTGCCGATCCAGGCCGCAGTGGGTTCGCGGATCATCGCCCGCGAGACGATTCGCGCCATGCGCAAGGACGTGCTCGCCAAGTGCTACGGCGGTGACATCAGCCGTAAGCGCAAGCTGCTGGAGAAGCAGAAGGAAGGCAAGAAGAAGATGAAGACGGTCGGCCGTGTCGAGGTGCCCCAGGAGGCGTTCGTGGCCGCGCTGTCCACCGACGAGTCCGCCAAGGACGATTCCAAGGGCGACTCCAAGGGCAAGAAGTAGCCCGACGGGAAGTAGCGGCGGGACCTTGTCGCCCCGGTTTTCGCCGGGCTCGTTCGATGGAGCTTCCCGCCCTCCGGCCCCCGGTTCCGGTGCTCGTCCGGCGTCGCGGCCTGCCGGAGCCCGTCGAACCGTTGCGCGTTCCGGGAAAACGGCGAGTCCGAACCGGACCGTGTTCCCTAGAATCGATCTTCGCCGTAGTCGAGGGTCGAAACGAGGGAACGATGTCCGAACGACACGAGTACGAGACCGTGGTGCGCTGGACCGGGAACCGTGGAAGCGGTACCGATGAGTACGACTCCTACGGTCGTGAGCACCTGATCGAGGTCGCGGGCAAGGCGCCGCTGCGCGGCTCGGCCGATCCGGCCTTCCTCGGGGATCCGGAACTGCTGAACCCGGAGGAATTGCTGGTGGCCTCGCTCGCGCAGTGCCACATGCTCTGGTACCTGGGGATCTGTGCCTCCTCCGGCGTCGTGGTCACCGACTACCGCGACGCGGCTCGCGGCACCATGACCGAGGAGCGGGGCGGTGGAGGTCGTTTCACCGAGGTGGTGCTGCGACCGGTGGTGACCGTGCGGAGCGAGTCGATGCGCGACAGGGCCGAGAAACTGCACGAGCAGGCGCACCGCAAGTGCTTCATCGCCAATTCCGTGAACTTTCCGGTCCGTCACGAGCCCGGTATCCGTGTGGTGAGCTGATCGGGCAGGGGGCGATCCGGCCTTCTTCCCGGAACCCCGGGTGTCGATTTCGCGCGAAATCGACACCCGGGAGCGGCGGGATATCACCCCGCTTCGGGCACTCAGCGTGGTTCGTCGGTTACTTGTCCGGTGGCGACAAATATTCGGTTCGTGTGACGCCTGTCCCGCACTGCCGTTTTCGCTATTGCCTATAGATACTGTCTATGTCTTTAATTCAAAAATTGTCTGGCAAGTGTCTGATTTGTGTGGTGCCCTGCGCTTATCTTTCGTTGGGTCCGATTCCGCGTGGTGGTGTGGTGAGTCGTTTCGGTGTCTCGGGGGTTGCGTTTCCGGCGCCGTCGGCTAGTATGCCCCAGCGAATAACGGCGGTTTCGACGAGTTCGGTAATCCGGTGAAATCGTCGGTTGGTGCCCACGGGTGCGCGTGATTGATCAAAGACGATCCTCGTCCGCCACCCGCGGTTTCTCGTTTTCGACCGGTGGGCTACCGGACGCTGTCCCGATCATTGCGATTTCAGGAGGTCTGGCATGAGTGATCCGGAGATGTCGCGGACGAGTCTCCCGATCCGGGGAGCGACTCGGCAGCACGCGTCATCGCTGGACATCCGCGAGCAGGACCCACCGTTCTCCCCGCCGGAGCCGCCGAGCGCGCCAGAGGGGGCTCCCAACGTGGTGGTCGTGCTGCTGGACGACATGGGTTTCGGCGCTCCCAGCGCCTTCGGCGGGCCGTGCGAGATGCCCACGGCCGATCGGCTGGCCGGGGACGGGCTGCGCTACACGCGGTTCCACGTGACCGCGGTGTGCTCACCGACCCGGCAGTCGCTGCTGACCGGACGCAACCACCACTCGGTGGGAATGGGAGTCACCACCGAGATGGCCAGCGCCGCTCCGGGCTACAACGGGATACGGCCGCTGAGCGCGGGAACGATGGGTCAGATCCTGGCCGGTAACGGTTACAACACCGCGGCGTTCGGCAAGTGGCACCAGACCCCGGCGCGCGACGTCAGCGTGGCGGGTCCGTTCGATCGCTGGCCCACCGGTGAGGGCTTCGAGAAGTTCTACGGCTTCGTGTGCGCGGAGATGAACCACTGGTACCCCGTGCTGTTCGACGGCACCACACCGGTGGAACCCGACCGTGGGCCGGAGGACGGCTATCACCTCTCCGAGGACCTGGTCGACCGTGCGATCGACTGGGTGCGCGACCAGAAGTCACTCAAGCCCGAAACCCCCTTCTTCGCCTACCTCCCCTTCGGCGCGACCCACGCGCCCTACCAC
This portion of the Actinopolyspora lacussalsi genome encodes:
- a CDS encoding organic hydroperoxide reductase OsmC/OhrA (product_source=COG1764; cath_funfam=3.30.300.20; cog=COG1764; pfam=PF02566; superfamily=82784) codes for the protein MSERHEYETVVRWTGNRGSGTDEYDSYGREHLIEVAGKAPLRGSADPAFLGDPELLNPEELLVASLAQCHMLWYLGICASSGVVVTDYRDAARGTMTEERGGGGRFTEVVLRPVVTVRSESMRDRAEKLHEQAHRKCFIANSVNFPVRHEPGIRVVS